A portion of the Candidatus Zixiibacteriota bacterium genome contains these proteins:
- a CDS encoding zf-HC2 domain-containing protein, whose protein sequence is MNCRKASRLLSAYIEGGLSPKETDGFEAHLKACSVCRQKLADIKAIIQTAGKLEQVTPGPHFTSRLMCAINQQNNIGLAWHKWRYRLSLSGAAFVVAASFTFYLISPGVSTLPVPIAGNDSQIETAATTDSAKIKRGVPVSDEALKRDMVLTESPTADSISRDSITPPKHYVKPVGIKRDNKDKRIF, encoded by the coding sequence ATGAACTGTCGAAAGGCTTCCCGCCTGCTATCTGCCTATATTGAGGGCGGCCTCTCACCCAAAGAAACCGATGGGTTCGAGGCGCATCTCAAGGCATGCAGCGTATGCCGGCAAAAGCTGGCGGACATTAAAGCAATCATTCAAACTGCCGGCAAGCTTGAGCAGGTTACACCCGGACCACATTTCACGAGCCGATTGATGTGCGCGATTAACCAGCAAAATAACATCGGCCTTGCCTGGCACAAATGGCGCTATCGGCTGTCTCTTTCCGGCGCCGCCTTTGTTGTCGCCGCCAGCTTCACTTTCTATCTGATTAGCCCCGGAGTCTCAACACTGCCGGTTCCTATTGCCGGAAACGACTCACAGATTGAAACCGCCGCTACAACTGATTCCGCCAAAATAAAAAGGGGCGTGCCTGTTTCCGATGAGGCTCTAAAGCGCGATATGGTTCTAACCGAAAGCCCGACAGCTGATTCCATTAGCCGGGATTCAATTACCCCGCCCAAACATTATGTTAAGCCTGTCGGAATAAAGAGAGATAATAAAGATAAAAGAATTTTTTAG
- a CDS encoding RNA polymerase sigma factor, whose product MEKLTDKELFAKVADDNERAFAMFVDRYKNRLFNFVFRIISEKEMAEDILQETFLRVYNQRKNYSPDYALSTWVYTIALNLCRSELRKRKLRKFISLEFLKEESDIELPGEKNLEPQKLKPLLDKAIKGLPDEYRTAFVLCDIDRLPYSEIAEIMRVPVGTVKSRINRARTMLREKLLPYKELNYELSKGFPPAICLY is encoded by the coding sequence TTGGAAAAACTAACAGATAAAGAGTTGTTTGCCAAAGTTGCCGATGACAACGAACGGGCGTTTGCGATGTTTGTGGATCGCTATAAAAACCGCCTGTTTAATTTCGTCTTTCGCATCATTTCCGAAAAAGAAATGGCCGAGGATATCCTTCAGGAAACATTCCTGCGAGTCTATAACCAACGAAAAAACTACAGTCCCGATTACGCATTATCGACATGGGTTTATACCATTGCCCTAAACCTGTGCCGTTCCGAACTTCGCAAACGCAAACTCAGGAAATTTATCAGTCTCGAATTCCTTAAAGAAGAATCCGATATTGAACTCCCCGGTGAGAAAAACCTTGAGCCGCAAAAGCTGAAACCGCTTTTAGATAAAGCGATTAAAGGTTTACCGGATGAATACCGCACAGCGTTCGTTCTTTGCGATATCGACCGTCTGCCATACAGCGAAATCGCCGAGATTATGCGAGTGCCGGTTGGCACAGTCAAGTCGCGCATCAATAGAGCGCGCACTATGCTTAGAGAGAAACTATTACCCTATAAGGAGTTAAATTATGAACTGTCGAAAGGCTTCCCGCCTGCTATCTGCCTATATTGA